The Cellulomonas sp. S1-8 genomic sequence CGACGATCGCGAGCAGGTGGTCGACCGGGACGAAGGCCACGGCCAGCACCGCCGCGAACGCCACGACGCCGCCCCACCCGAGCGGACCGGGCCACAGCCGCTCCCGGAAGCCCGGCCGGCCACGCGCCGCGGCCGGCCGCGTTGGCGTCGTCGGTGCGGGGGACGTCGCGGGGTCGGGTGTCGCGGTCATGCCTCCAGGATGTCATCCCGCCCGTGCCGCCACCGGTCCCCGACGCCCGCCGGGCGCGGTAGGGTCGGCCCCCGTGACAGCGACCAGCCCTCCCGGCCCGGACGACGCCGACGTCGGCGTGCAGGTGCTGCTGCAGCGGCTCGACGCCGGCCTGCCGGCCCCCGCGTACGCGCACCCCGGTGACGCAGGTGCCGACCTCGTCGCGCGCGTGGACGTCACGCTGGCCCCGGGCGAGCGTGCCACCGTGCCCACGGGCGTGGCGATCGCGCTCCCCCCGGGGCACGTGGGGCTCGTCCACCCGCGCTCCGGGCTCGCGGCGCGGCACGGCCTGACGGTCGTCAACGCGCCCGGCACGGTCGACGCGGGGTACCGGGGCGAGATCGCGGTGACGCTGCTCAACACCGACCGCGAGCACGCGATCGAGCTGCGGCGCGGCGACCGCATCGCCCAGCTCGTCGTGCAGCGCGTCGAGCACGCGCTGTTCGTCGAGGTCGACGCGCTGCCGGACTCGGTCCGCGGCGCGGGCGGCTTCGGTTCCAGCGGCGGCTGGACGGCCGCCGCGGACGCGTCCAGGACGTGACCGTCACCCGGCCGCGCGCCGGGGGCGGAACTACTGTCGTCGTGGGGGACGTTGTACGTCATGGGGTCGCAGGTGTGAGGACGAGGGCGCGCAGGCGCCGGTCGGAGGAAGTGAACGTGGGTCTGTTCCGCCGTGGCGCCAAGGAGGCCGGTGCGCTCGACGCACCCGCCGACGCCCCCGCCGACGAGCCGCAGGACGGCACCACCACGCCGCAGGTCGGGCCTGACGTGCGCGGGCCGTGGGACGCCGACGCGGCGTACCCGGAGGCGCAGCGCGTCGACCTGGGCTCGATCCACCTGCCGTCGGTCGACGGCATGGAGGTGCGGCTCGAGGTCGACAAGGCGACCAACGTCGTGTCGGCCGTCGCCGTCCTGCTCGAGGGGTCGTCGTTGCAGCTGCAGGCCTTCGCCGCACCGCGCACCGACGGGATCTGGGACGAGATCCGCGAGGAGATCGCCGCGTCCATCACGCAGCAGGGCGGCACCGTGGACGACCTGCCCGGGCCCTTCGGTCGTGAGCTGCTCGCGCGGCTGCCCGTGCGCACGCCCGAGGGCCGGACCGGGCACCGTCCGGCGCGGTTCATCGGCAGCGACGGTCCGCGCTGGTTCCTGCGCGGCGTCCTGACCGGGCGTGCCGCCGTCGAGCCCGACGCGGCCGGCACCCTGGAGAACCTGTTCGGCCAGGTCGTGGTGGCACGGGGGACCGACGCCCGCCCGCCGCGCGACCTGCTGCCGCTGCGGCTGCCGGAGGGCGCGACGCCGACGCCCGCCGCGCCCGTGGCACCCCAGTTCGCGCCCCCGGAGCGCGGACCGGAGATCACGGAGATCGGATGACGTTCACCGACCGCGTGCGCAAGGTGCTCGCCTCCCAGGCGGAGATCGAGGCCGACGAGGAGCGCGCCGACGCGTTGCGCGTCCCCGGGTGCTGCCCGGTCGACGCGTTGCCGCACCGCGCCCGGGCCAGCGTGTCCGGCGTGCTGCGCTCGGTGACGCTGCGCCCCCGCGACGGGGTCCCGGCGATCGAGGCCGAGCTCTACGACGGCTCCGGCACGCTCGACCTGGTGTGGCTGGGACGTCGCCAGATCGCCGGCGTCGAGCCGGGCCGTCGGCTGAAGGTCGACGGCATGGTGTGCATGGTCGCCGGCCGTCGCACGGTGTTCAACCCGCGCTACGAGCTGCGCGCACGACCAGGGGAGTGAGCTGATGAGCGAGTCGACGGGCGAGCGGTCCGCCGCACCGGGCGACGACGAGCCGGTCGTGCTGGATGCCGTCGACGACGTCGTCCCTCCCGAGGAGGGCGGTGCGCGCGGCCTGCGCTCGATCACCGCCGACGAGTTCTCCGCCGCCGACGCGGTCGGCGGCGTGCGAGGCATCATCGAGGCGGTCGCCCCCGGCCTGCTGTTCGTCGTCGTGTACATCGCGGCCGGCCAGCAGCTGCAGCCCGCGCTCATCGCGGCGTCCGCGGCCGCCGTCGTGGCCGTCGTGGCCCGGCTCGTGCAGCGCACCCCGGTCACCCAGGCGTTCTCCGGTGTCCTGGGCGTCGGCATCGGCGTGCTGTGGGCGTGGCGCACGGGCGACGCGAGCGACTACTTCGCCTACGGGCTGCTCGTCAACGCGGCGTACCTGGTCGGCACGCTGGTCTCCGTGGTCGTCGGCTGGCCGCTCGTCGGGCTCGTCGTCGGCATGTTCAGCGGCCGCGGGCCGCTCGGCGGGGGACCGTGGTCGGCGGCCGTCGAGTGGCGCGCCGACCCCGCGCTGCGCCGCCGGTACTCGCTGGCGACCTGGCCGTGGGTCGCGATGTTCGGGCTGCGCCTGCTGGTCCAGCTGCCGCTGTTCCTGTCCGACGAGGTCGTCTGGCTCGGCACGGCGAAGCTCGCGATGGGCCTGCCGCTGACCGCCGTCACGCTGTGGCTCAGCTGGATGCTGGTCCGCGGGTCAGGAGCCGCTCGAGAGCCTTCTGGTCCACCTCGCTCCCCGTGACGAACAGCAGCTCGTCGCGTCCTTCGAGGGTGTCGTCCGGGCTGGGCGGGATGGGGCGCCGGTCGCGCACGATGCACGCGAGGACCGTGTCGGTGGGCCACTCGACCTGACCGATCCGGACGCCCGCGAGGGGCGAGTGCTCCGGCAGGGTGAGCTCGAGGATGTCGGCCTTCGACTGGTGGAACGTGAAGATCCGCACCAGGTCCCCGACGGCCACGGCCTCCTCGACCATCGCCGTCATGATCCGGGGCGTCGAGACCGCGACGTCGACACCCCACGCGGCGTCGAACATCCACTCGTTCTTCGGGTTGTTGACGCGCGCGACCGTGCGCGGCACGCCGAACTCCGTCTTGGCGAGCAGCGAGACCACGAGGTTCGCCTTGTCGTCGCCCGTCGCCGCGACCATGACGTCGCACTCGTCGGCGCGCACCTCGCGCAGCGTGGGCAGCTCGCACGCGTCGGCGAGCAGCCAGTCCGCGTCGGCGACCTGGGCGACCCGCATCGCGGACGGCTGCCGGTCGATCAGGGTGACCTCGTGGTCGTGCGCGAGGAGCTCGCGCGCGATGGACCGGCCCACCGACCCGGCCCCGGCGATGACGACCCTCATGCGGTCACCGCCGGAGGTGCCGTCAGGACGCGTTCGACCGCGGGTGCGTCGTCGACGCGCAGCAGCAGGTGCACGGTGTCGTTCTCCTGCAGGACCGCGCCCTCGGTGGGCAGCAGCGCGTCGCCGTAGCGGGTGACGTAGGCGACACGCGCGCCGCTCGCGTCCTCGAGCGCGTGCAGCGGCCTGCCCGCCCACGCGGGGTGCACGTCCACCTGCGCGAGCTGGATCTTGCCCGAGGCGTCGCGGTGCTCGTCGGTCATGCCCATGGGGAGCATGCGACGCAGCACCTGGTCCGCGGTCCACCGCACCGTCGCCACGGTGGGGATGCCGAGGCGCTGGTAGATCTCGGCGCGGTGCGGGTCGTAGATGCGCGCGACGACGTTCTCGACGCCGAACGTCTCACGGACGACGCGCGCCGCGAGGATGTTCGAGTTGTCGCCGTCGGACACCGCCGCGAACGCGTACGACTCGTCGATCCCCGCGGTGCGCAGGGTGTCGCGGTCGAAGCCGAGACCGGTGACCTTGTTGCCGGAGAACCCGGCGTCGAGCCGGCGGAACGCGTCCGGGTACTGGTCGATCACGGCGACGGAGTGACCGCGGGACTCCAGGGACTGCGCCAGGGTCGCCCCGACGCGTCCGCATCCCATGATGACGAAGTGCACAGCCGGTCACGCTATACCCCGACGGCGGTCCCGCACAGCGCGCGGACGCCCCGTCGGCAGGACCGCGCGGCCCGGGGTGTATCAGCGACGTCCGAGCAGGCATACGATCGCTGATCGTGTCGGATCTCGCAGACGCCGCCAAGCGGCTCGTGCTCGGCCGTCCGGTCCGCAGCGACCGGCTCGGCCACACCCTGCTCCCCAAGCGCGTCGCCCTGCCCGTGTTCGCGTCCGACGCGCTGTCGTCGGTCGCGTACGCCCCGGACGAGATCCTGCTGACGCTCTCGCTCGCCGGGCTGACCGCCATGACCTTCTCGCCGTGGGTCGGGCTCGCGGTGGCGATCGTGCTGCTCACGGTCGTCGCGTCGTACCGGCAGAACGTGCACGCGTACCCGTCGGGCGGCGGCGACTACGAGGTCGCCTCGGTGAACCTGGGGCCGAAGGCGGGGGTCACCGTCGCCAGCGCCCTGCTGGTGGACTACACGCTGACCGTCGCGGTGTCGATCTCGGCCGGTGCGCAGTACGCGGCCACGGCGGTGCCGGCGCTGCGCGGCCACGAGACGTCGTTCGCGATCGGGCTGATCGTGCTGCTGGCGCTCGCGAACCTGCGGGGGGTCAAGGAGTCCGGCAGCGCGTTCGCGATCCCGGTCTACCTGTTCATGGCGTCGATGGGCTCGCTGGCCGTGGTGGGTGCGGTGCGCTACTTCACCGGGACGCTGCCCGCAGCCGAGAGCGCGGCGCTCGACGTCGCCGCCGACCCCGGCTTCGACCAGGGGCTGATGGGGCTGGCGGGCGGGTTCCTCGTCCTGCGTGCGTTCGCGTCGGGCTGCGCCGCCCTGACGGGCGTCGAGGCCATCAGCAACGGCGTGCCCGCGTTCCGCAAGCCCAAGTCCCGCAACGCCGCGACGACCCTGGCGCTGCTGGGCGGCATCTCGATCACCATGATCATGGCGATCCTGCTGCTCGCCCGGGCGACGAACGTGAAGTTCGCCGAGGACCCTGCGACGCAGCTGCTGCGCGACGGCGTCCCGGTGGGGGAGGGCTACGAGCAGCACCCCGTGATCAGCCAGCTGGCGGCCTCGGTGTTCTCCGGCGTCGACGTGCTCTTCATCGCCGTGTCCGTGGTCACGGGGCTCATCCTCGTGCTGGCGGCGAACACGGCGTTCAACGGCTTCCCGGTGCTCGGCTCGATCCTGGCGCGCGACGGCTATCTGCCCCGGCAGCTGCACACGCGCGGGGACCGCCTCGCCTTCTCCAACGGCATCATCACCCTCGCGGCTGCGGCGATCGCCCTCATCTGGGCGTACGACGCCGAGGTCACGCGTCTCATCCAGCTGTACATCGTGGGCGTCTTCGTCTCGTTCACGCTCTCCCAGCTCGGCATGGTCCGGCACTGGACGCGCGGGCTGCGCACCGAGCCCGAGCCCGGTGCGCGGGCCCGCATGCGGCGCTCGCGGGTGATCAACGCGATCGGCCTGGCCATGACCGGCACGGTGCTCGTCATCGTCCTGGTCACCAAGTTCGCGCACGGCGCGTGGCTCGCGCTGCTCGCGATGGGCGCGGTCTTCGGCGTGATGCAGGGGGTGCACCGGCACTACCTGCGGGTACGGGCGGAGCTCGCCCTGGGTGACGACATGCAGGCCGCGCGCGCCCTGCCCAGCCGGGTGCACGCGGTGGTCCTCGTCTCGCACCTGCACCGCCCGACGATGCGCGCGCTGGCGTACGCGCGCGCCTCACGCCCCCAGGTCATCGAGGCGGTGACGGTCGGGGTCGACCACGACGACGTCGTCGCGCTGCGCGCGCAGTGGGAGGCAGCCGACCTGCCGGTCCCCCTGAAGGTGCTGGACTCCCCGTTCCGGGAGATCACGCGACCGGTGCTCACGTACGTGCGCTCGATCCGCCGCGAGAGCCCGCGCGACCTCGTCGTCGTGTACATCCCCGAGTACGTCGTGGGGCACTGGTGGGAGCAGCTGCTGCACAACCAGAGCGCGCTGCGCCTCAAGAGCCGCCTGCTGTTCACGCCCGGCGTCGTCGTGGCGTCGGTGCCGTGGCAGCTCGCCTCGACCGAGGGCCAGACGGGGCTCGAGGACACCGTCCGGGGTACCGTGCCGCGTGGCTACTGAGACCCTGCGCACCGGCACGACCGTCGACCTGGAGATCGGTCCGGTCGCCCACGGCGGCCACTGCGTGGCGCGGTACGAGGGGCGCGTCGTCTTCGTCCGGCACACGCTGCCGGGCGAGCGGGTGCGCGCGCGGCTGACGGACGCCGGCCCCGACGCGAAGTTCTGGCGTGCGGACGCGGTCGAGGTGGTCGACGCGTCCCCGGACCGGGTGCCCTCCGCGTGGCCGGCGGCCGGACCCGGCGGGGCGGGCGGGGGCGAGCTCGCGCACGTGGCGCTGCCTGCGCAGCGGGCGTGGAAGGAGGCCGTCCTGGCCGAGCAGCTGCAGCGGCTCGCGCGGCTCGACCTGACACCGACGGTGCACGCCGCACCGGGTGACGACGCACGCGGGGGGCTGGCGTGGCGCACGCGCATCGACCTGCACGTCGACGCCGAGGGCCGCGCGGGCATGCGCGGGCACCGGTCGCACGACGTCGTGCCGCTGACGGACATGCCGCTGGCGACGCAGGACGTCGCGGCCCTCGGCCTGTTCGACCGACGCTGGCCGGCGGGCTCGCGGATCGAGGCCGTCGCACCCGCCGACGGCTCCACACCTCTGGTCCTGCTCGACGGTGCGCCCTTCGACCTGCACAGCAACCGTCGCGACGCGCGGCCGAACGCCCGTGCGGCGGTGCGCGAGCACGTCCGGCTGGCGGGGACCGACTACGTCTACCGCGTCGCGGCCGCGGGTTTCTGGCAGGTGCACCGCGAGGCGCCCGGTCTGCTCGCGTCGCGCGTCCTGGAGGCGGTCGGCGACGTCGCGGGCGCGACCGTGCTCGACCTGTACTCCGGCGCCGGGCTCTTCTCCTCCCCGCTGGCCGACGCCGTCGGGACGGACGGGCGTCTCGTCGCGGTCGAGGGTGACGAGCGCGCGATCCGTGACGCGCGGCGCAACGCGCACGACCGCCCGCAGGTGGAGCTGCACGCGGGCGACGTCGTGGACGTCCTGACGGGCCGGCGCGGAGCGGTGGCGCCGGTGGCCGCGGCGGACGTCGTGGTGCTGGACCCGCCCCGCACGGGTGCCGGGCGCAAGGTCGTCGACGCGGTCGCCGCGCTGCGCCCGCGCCGCATCGTGTACGTCGCGTGCGATCCCGCGGCGCTCGCGCGCGACATCGCGCTGCTCGGCGAGCGGGGCTGGTCCGACGTCACCGTGACGGGGTACGACCTGTTCCCCATGACGCACCACCTCGAGGCCGTGGCGGTGCTCGACCGCTGACGTGCGGCGGCCGCGTCCCGAGGTGTCGGGACGCGGCCGCCGGTCTGTCGCGGTGCCTCAGCGCTGCTCAGCGCTGCCCGGCGCCGCCCTGCACGATCGACTTCACCTGCGACGCGGTGTCCAGGTTGTAGGCGTAGGGGATCGCCTTGACCGACCCGCCCTGCTGGCCCGAGCCCGAGCCGGTGAAGTGGTTGTTGCGCGCCACCAGCGTGCCGGCGGGGGACGACCCCTCACCGAGGTGGAACGGGTCGGACGTGTTCTCGAAGTAGTTGCCCTCGACGAGCACGCCCGCCTCCATGGTCGACGCGACCCCGTAGGAGCCGACGTTCGTGTAGAGGTTGTTGAACACGTGCACCGGGTTGCCGAACCGGACCCGCGGGTTGCGCTGGTTGGTGCCGTCGAACCAGTTGTGGTGGTACGTGACGCGCAGCTTGCCGCGGTCCTGCGAGCCGTTGTCGTCGGAGTGGCCGACGAGGGAGTTCTTGTCGTTCCCCCGGAAGCGGTTCCAGGAGATCGTCACGTAGTCGGACGCCCGCTTGGTGTCGACGGCGCCGTCGTAGCCGGTGAAGAAGGTGTTGTGGTCGACGACGATGCGCGTCGACTCCTCGATGTTGATGGCGTCGTCACCCCAGCCGTCGAACGACAGGTTGCGGACGATCACGTTGGTGGCCTGACGGATGTTCAGCCCGCAGCCCTGGAGCCGCGCGCCGGACGCGCCCTCGATCGTGATGTTCGAGCCGACCCGCAGCATGCCGGAGCAGGAGATCGTGCCCTGGACGCGCACGACCTTGTTGCTCCCCGAGATCGCCGAGGTCAGTGCGGAGGCGGAGGTCACCGTGGTGACCCCGGACGAGCCCCCGCCGGTCGTGCCGCCGCCCTGCGTCGCCCAGCCCTGGACGCTCGTGCTCCCGCCGTTGCCGGGCGGCGGTGTGGTGGGGTTGCTGGTGGGCGGCGGTGTGGTGGGGTTGCCGCCGGAGCCGATCGCCACGAGCTCCCACTGCTGGTTGTACTGGTTGTTGTCGGTGAGCTGGGTGACGGTCGCGCCGTCGGCGGTGGAGCGGTCGGTCACGGTGACGGCCTTGCCGGAGTGGCGGCTGATCAGGCGGACGCGTCCGCCCTCGGAGTCGGCGAGGCGGAACTGCTGGTTCGCGCCGCCGAAGTCCTGGTACTGCCGGATCTCCCCGCGGTCGGCGGTGGACCAGTTCCACAGGTCGAGGACCTTGCCCGAGTGCCGGGACTTGACGCGGTACCAGCCCGAGCCGGAGTCGACGAACTGCCACTGCTGCCACGCGCCGTCGTTGCGGGGCCACTGCTGGATCACGGCACCGTCGGCGGTGGACGTGTCCCGCACGTCCATGACCTTGCCGGACTGGCGGTTGACCAGCACGTACCAGGCGTTGGTGTCGACGCTCGCGGCGCTGGCGGGCAGGGCCGTCAGGCCCACGGCGCCGAGGGCGAGCGCGGTCGCGGTGGCCGCGAGGGCGGCAACGGCACGCAGCGGTCTGCGTGTCGTCCTGTGCTTCTGGAGGATCATCGTCGACTCTCTCTGCTGGTCGGTTGAGCCCGGCGCGACCCCGGGGGGACGCACGGCGACGCGAGGTGGTCGAGCGGGTCCACTGCTCGTCGAAGCGCTTTCGCCGCGATTGGCACCGTAGGCGAGCAGCCGTCGCCGTCGGAAGGGCGACGGGGCTGCGTAACCTTTCAGCACCCGATGTCGTGAGTGCGCCGGCAGGTCCTCCGGGTCGGACCCGGGCCGCCGCAGGGGGCGCCGGACGACCGAACCGGCCCGCCGCGCGACGGATCGCGTACCGGCCTAGCGTGGGGACCGGGCCCGCACGACGGGCCCCGGCGGGCGTCGTGGCCCGCCGCGGACGCGATGACAGGAGCGCATCATGACCGAGTCCCAGGAAGCCGCCTCCCGGCTCTCCGAGGCCAGCCGGATCGCGACCCAGGAGCTGCACAAGCAGGGCACCCCCGACTACGACCCGCGCGCGCACGAGCGCGCCGTCGAGGCCGAGCGCAAGGCGGCCAACGCGGTCCAGGCGCGGCGGGACGCCGACGCGGGCTGACGCGTCCGCCGTCGGGCGACGAGGGGCGGTCGAACCGTCCGCCCCTCGTCCGCTCGCGCGTCGGTGCGTGCGCCGACGGGGGCTCCCGGGGTAGCATGTATCTCGACATCAAGATACTCGTCCAGGTGCCTGTCCGGACGGTCGTCGCCGTCGCACCGTGGCAGCGCGCGCCCCGCAGGGCCGCCCCCGCCGGGCCCCCGAGCGCCGGGACACTCGCAGCGAAGGAGCACTCGTGAGCAGCGTCGACAGCTTCCGATCCAAGGGAACGCTCGAGGTCGGTGACGCGTCCTACGAGATCTACCGGCTGGGCGCCGTGCCCGGCACGGAGCGCCTGCCGTACAGCCTGAAGATCCTCGCGGAGAACCTGCTGCGGACCGAGGACGGCGCGAACATCACCGCCGACCACGTGCGCGCGATCGCCGCGTGGGACCCGGACGCGCAGCCCGACACCGAGATCCAGTTCACGCCTGCGCGCGTCATCATGCAGGACTTCACCGGCGTGCCCTGCGTCGTCGACCTGGCCACGATGCGTGAGGCCGTCGCGGAGCTCGGCGGTGACCCGTCCCGCATCAACCCGCTGGCCCCCGCCGAGCTCGTGATCGACCACTCGGTCCAGATCGACGTCGCCGGCCGCCGCGACGCGTTCGAGCGCAACGTCGAGCTCGAGTACGAGCGCAACGTCGAGCGCTACCAGTTCCTGCGGTGGGGTCAGACCGCGTTCGACGACTTCAAGGTCGTGCCCCCGGGCACCGGCATCGTCCACCAGGTCAACATCGAGTACCTGGCGCGCGTCGTCATGGTCCGCGACGGCAAGGCGTACCCGGACACGTGCGTCGGCACCGACTCGCACACCACGATGGTCAACGGCCTGGGCGTGCTCGGCTGGGGCGTCGGCGGCATCGAGGCCGAGGCCGCGATGCTCGGCCAGCCCGTCTCGATGCTCATCCCGCGGGTCGTGGGCTTCAAGCTCACCGGCACCATCCCGCCCGGCGTCACGGCGACCGACGTCGTCCTGACCATCACGCAGCAGCTGCGCCTGCACGGCGTGGTCGGCAAGTTCGTCGAGTTCTACGGCGAGGGCGTCGCGTCGGTGCCGCTGGCCAACCGCGCGACCATCGGCAACATGAGCCCCGAGTTCGGCTCGACCGCCGCCATCTTCCCGATCGACGGCGTCACGATGGACTACCTGCGGCTGACGGCCCGGTCCGAGGAGCAGCTCGCGCTGGTCGAGGCGTACGCCAAGGAGCAGGGCCTGTGGCACGACCCGTCGCGTGACGGGTACGTCGAGCCCGTGTTCTCGGAGTACCTCGAGCTGGACCTGTCGACCGTCGTCCCGTCGATCGCCGGTCCGAAGCGTCCGCAGGACCGCATCGAGCTGTCGCGCGCGAAGGAGCAGTTCCAGCGCGACCTGCCCACCTACGCGCCGGAGACCCTCAACGGTGTCGACGAGGCCGAGCGGGAGTCGTTCCCCGCGTCGGACTCGCCCGCGATCACGTCGACCGCGACGCGCACGTTCCCCGTCACGGACACCGAGGGCCGCTCGTACGACCTGTTCCACGGCGCCGTCGCGATCGCCTCGATCACGTCGTGCACCAACACGTCCAACCCGTCGGTGATGATGGCCGCCGCGCTGCTCGCGAAGCACGCCGTCGAGCACGGGCTGACGGCCAAGCCGTGGGTCAAGACGTCGATGGCCCCCGGGTCGCAGGTCGTCACGAACTACTACGAGAAGGCCGGCATGTGGCCGTACCTGGAGAAGCTCGGCTTCCACCTGGTCGGGTACGGCTGCGCGACGTGCATCGGCAACTCGGGCCCGCTCGACGAGAAGATCTCCGAGGCCGTGCAGGAGCACGACCTGGCGGTCGCCGCGGTGCTGTCCGGCAACCGCAACTTCGAGGGCCGGATCAACCCCGACGTGAAGATGAACTACCTCGCGTCGCCCCCGCTGGTCATCGCGTACGCGCTCGCGGGCACGATGGACTTCGACTTCGAGGCCGACCCGCTGGGCCGGACGCAGGACGGGCACCCGATCTTCCTGCGCGACATCTGGCCGACGCCCGAGGAGGTCCAGGCCACGATCGACGGGTCCATCGACCGGCAGATGTTCACCGACGACTACGCCGACGTGTTCGCCGGCGACGAGCGCTGGCGCGCGCTGCCGACACCCGAGGGCAACGTCTTCGACTGGGACCCCCAGTCCACGTACGTGCGCAAGCCCCCGTACTTCGACGGCATGGGCGCGACGCCGGAGCCCGTCACGGACATCGCCGGTGCGCGCGTGCTCGCCAAGCTCGGCGACTCCGTGACGACCGACCACATCAGCCCGGCCGGGTCGATCAAGGGCGACAGCCCCGCCGGCGTGTACCTCGCGGAGCACGGCGTCGAGCGTCGCGACTTCAACTCCTACGGCTCGCGCCGCGGCAACCACGAGGTCATGATCCGCGGCACGTTCGCCAACATCCGGCTGCGCAACCAGCTGGTCCCGGGCGTCGAGGGCGGCTTCACCGTCAACTGGCTCGACGGCGGCACCGAGCAGACGACGATCTACGACGCGTCGCAGGCCTACCAGGCCGCGGGCGTGCCGCTCGTGATCCTCGGCGGCAAGGAGTACGGCTCGGGGTCGTCGCGCGACTGGGCGGCCAAGGGCACGAGCCTGCTGGGCGTCCGCGCCGTCATCACCGAGAGCTTCGAGCGGATCCACCGCTCCAACCTCATCGGGATGGGCGTGCTGCCGCTGCAGTTCCCCGACGGGGAGTCCGCCGACTCGCTCGGCCTGGACGGCTCGGAGGCGTTCGACATCGTCGGCGTCACCGCGCTCAACACCGGCCCGGCGCCGCGCACGCTGGCCGTCACGGCCACCAAGCCCGACGGCACGGCCGTGACGTTCGACGCCGTGCTGCGGATCGACACCCCGGGCGAGGCGGACTACTACCGCAACGGCGGGATCCTGCAGTACGTGCTGCGCCAGGTGGCCGGGGTCGCCTGACCCGGTCCCACCCGTGAGGGGCGCTCCCGACCGGGAGTGCCCCTCACGCGCGTCCGGGGTCGGGTGCGGCGCTCTCGAGCAGCCGTTTGGAGGCGGCGTCAGCGGGCAGGAAGGTGTCGATCGTCAGGCCCGCCGCCGCCGGCTCGTCCGGCACCGCCAGGCGCGTGCTCATCGCGAGCAGCGTGACGTCACCGGACGGCAGACGCAGCCGCACGGGCACCGCCACGTCGGCGCGTGCGTGGGTGGGGCCACCCCACGCGGCGAGCTCCCGCGCCAGGCGGTCCGACGCCACCGCGGCCGCCTGGTCAGCCGCGCGGGCCAGCAGGGCGGCCCGCCACGGCGCGTCGTCGGACGCGAGGCCGACGAGCCCGCCCGGGTGCAGGGCCATGCGCAGCGCGTGCCGCCCGACGAGCGCGTCGGGGTCCAGGCAGGCGAGCAGCCGCCCGGCGGCGGCGTTGTGCGCGACGACGTGCCACCCGGGGTCGAGCGCGAACGCGGGATACGGCTCGTGCGCGTCGAGCACGCGACCGACGGCGGCGAGCAGCGCGGGCCCGGGGGAGGGCGGCGTGGCGGCCGGGCGCGGTGCGTGACCCGCGGCGGCCAGCAGGTCCTCGACACCGCCCGGCGGGACGTCCAGCGCACCCGCCAACGCCCGGACCATCGCGGCGCTCGGGTGCGCGCGCCCGGTCTCGAGGCGGGACACGTGGCGCGCGACGGTGCCCGCGGCGGCGGCGAGGCGCTCCTGGCTCAGCGCGCGGCGCGTGCGCCACGCGCGCAGCGTGGTCCCGAACGTCACGGGGGCACGGTACGCACCCGCCGGGGCGGTGACCAGGACACGACGGGTCATGGCCGCGCACGTCCCGCACGCGCGAGCGTGGGGCACCCACCCTCGACGAAAGGCCCACCGTGTCCCGTCTGCGCCGCGCCCTGCTCCTCGACGCCGCCCTCACCGTGCTCAGCGCCCCGCTCTTCCTGCTGGCCGCGACCCCGCTCGCCGCCCTGACCGGGCTCCCCGTCGGTCTCGTGCGCGGCCTCGGCGCGTTCCTCGTGGGGTGGGCGCTGTGGTTCGGCGTCGTGCTGCGCCACGACCCGGCACACCGGGTGCACGTGGTCGTGGTCCTCGCCGTCAACACGCTGTGGGTGCTGGGCTGCGCCGTCGTCGCGCTGGGCGCGGCCGGTGCCCTGAACGCTGCCGGTGTCGTGTTCGTCGCCGGGCAGGCGACGGTCGTCGCCCTGCTCACGGTCGCGCAGGC encodes the following:
- a CDS encoding potassium channel family protein, which codes for MRVVIAGAGSVGRSIARELLAHDHEVTLIDRQPSAMRVAQVADADWLLADACELPTLREVRADECDVMVAATGDDKANLVVSLLAKTEFGVPRTVARVNNPKNEWMFDAAWGVDVAVSTPRIMTAMVEEAVAVGDLVRIFTFHQSKADILELTLPEHSPLAGVRIGQVEWPTDTVLACIVRDRRPIPPSPDDTLEGRDELLFVTGSEVDQKALERLLTRGPASS
- a CDS encoding APC family permease, with the protein product MSDLADAAKRLVLGRPVRSDRLGHTLLPKRVALPVFASDALSSVAYAPDEILLTLSLAGLTAMTFSPWVGLAVAIVLLTVVASYRQNVHAYPSGGGDYEVASVNLGPKAGVTVASALLVDYTLTVAVSISAGAQYAATAVPALRGHETSFAIGLIVLLALANLRGVKESGSAFAIPVYLFMASMGSLAVVGAVRYFTGTLPAAESAALDVAADPGFDQGLMGLAGGFLVLRAFASGCAALTGVEAISNGVPAFRKPKSRNAATTLALLGGISITMIMAILLLARATNVKFAEDPATQLLRDGVPVGEGYEQHPVISQLAASVFSGVDVLFIAVSVVTGLILVLAANTAFNGFPVLGSILARDGYLPRQLHTRGDRLAFSNGIITLAAAAIALIWAYDAEVTRLIQLYIVGVFVSFTLSQLGMVRHWTRGLRTEPEPGARARMRRSRVINAIGLAMTGTVLVIVLVTKFAHGAWLALLAMGAVFGVMQGVHRHYLRVRAELALGDDMQAARALPSRVHAVVLVSHLHRPTMRALAYARASRPQVIEAVTVGVDHDDVVALRAQWEAADLPVPLKVLDSPFREITRPVLTYVRSIRRESPRDLVVVYIPEYVVGHWWEQLLHNQSALRLKSRLLFTPGVVVASVPWQLASTEGQTGLEDTVRGTVPRGY
- a CDS encoding OB-fold nucleic acid binding domain-containing protein, with amino-acid sequence MTFTDRVRKVLASQAEIEADEERADALRVPGCCPVDALPHRARASVSGVLRSVTLRPRDGVPAIEAELYDGSGTLDLVWLGRRQIAGVEPGRRLKVDGMVCMVAGRRTVFNPRYELRARPGE
- a CDS encoding DUF3159 domain-containing protein; this translates as MSESTGERSAAPGDDEPVVLDAVDDVVPPEEGGARGLRSITADEFSAADAVGGVRGIIEAVAPGLLFVVVYIAAGQQLQPALIAASAAAVVAVVARLVQRTPVTQAFSGVLGVGIGVLWAWRTGDASDYFAYGLLVNAAYLVGTLVSVVVGWPLVGLVVGMFSGRGPLGGGPWSAAVEWRADPALRRRYSLATWPWVAMFGLRLLVQLPLFLSDEVVWLGTAKLAMGLPLTAVTLWLSWMLVRGSGAAREPSGPPRSP
- the dut gene encoding dUTP diphosphatase, whose translation is MPPGCHPARAATGPRRPPGAVGSAPVTATSPPGPDDADVGVQVLLQRLDAGLPAPAYAHPGDAGADLVARVDVTLAPGERATVPTGVAIALPPGHVGLVHPRSGLAARHGLTVVNAPGTVDAGYRGEIAVTLLNTDREHAIELRRGDRIAQLVVQRVEHALFVEVDALPDSVRGAGGFGSSGGWTAAADASRT
- a CDS encoding potassium channel family protein, yielding MGCGRVGATLAQSLESRGHSVAVIDQYPDAFRRLDAGFSGNKVTGLGFDRDTLRTAGIDESYAFAAVSDGDNSNILAARVVRETFGVENVVARIYDPHRAEIYQRLGIPTVATVRWTADQVLRRMLPMGMTDEHRDASGKIQLAQVDVHPAWAGRPLHALEDASGARVAYVTRYGDALLPTEGAVLQENDTVHLLLRVDDAPAVERVLTAPPAVTA
- a CDS encoding DUF3710 domain-containing protein, with the protein product MGLFRRGAKEAGALDAPADAPADEPQDGTTTPQVGPDVRGPWDADAAYPEAQRVDLGSIHLPSVDGMEVRLEVDKATNVVSAVAVLLEGSSLQLQAFAAPRTDGIWDEIREEIAASITQQGGTVDDLPGPFGRELLARLPVRTPEGRTGHRPARFIGSDGPRWFLRGVLTGRAAVEPDAAGTLENLFGQVVVARGTDARPPRDLLPLRLPEGATPTPAAPVAPQFAPPERGPEITEIG